Genomic segment of Candidatus Protochlamydia amoebophila UWE25:
CTAAATATCTTCATTCGGATATTGATACAATTGAACGTGTACAAATTATTCGAGATTTGCGTTTAGGGGTATTCGATGTTTTAGTAGGAATCAATCTTTTAAGAGAAGGATTGGATATTCCTGAAGTTTCTCTTGTGGCTATTTTAGATGCCGATAAAGAGGGATTTTTGCGCAGTGAAACTTCTTTAATTCAAACTTGCGGTCGAGCGGCGCGAAATGCAGAAGGTCGGGTGATTATGTATGCTGACAAAATCACTAAATCTATTAAACGAACTCTAGAAATCACAGAATCTAGGCGTGCTCTACAAATGCGTTATAATGAGCAGCATGGCATTACACCCCGAACGGTGAAACGGGAAATTTCTGTATTAATGGAATCTGAAGAAGATCAAGTCACTCATCCAACCAAACTGGAAGAAGAAATTTTTAAAGCAGCAGAAGAGGCGCATCATTATTTAACCTTGGATGAAGTGCGTTTAAAAATTAAAGAATGCGAAAAAGAAATGAAAAAAGCGGCCAAAGAATTTCGATTTGAAGAAGCCGCAGATTGGCGAGATCAGATGCGGCGTTATCAACAAATCGAATTAACATTGGCCTGATTGGCTCAAAGATTAAGCAAGCATTTGGTTAATACTATTTGCTAAATATTGAAGCTCAGTTAGTTCTTCATTGTGCGATTCAGGGACACCAATAATACGTTTCTTACTTATTGAGCACCCTTGATCCAATAAGACTTTAGCTAATGTTGCATTTTCAGGGATGATTCCATCGTAGATAATTTTTGAACTATTCGTCAATTCTTGATAATTAGCGACAGAGGCTGTTTGTAGAATAATTTCGGGAGCTTGTAATGTTTTAGAAGACTCTACACAATCAATATTCCATCCTATGACTTTCACTAAAAGCCCCAAGGCTTTATTGGTAATGAGGCCAGCAGTAGTTGCTAAATCAGAAAAGGTTCGGCTTTTTACCCAGACATATTTTATTCCTGATTTTAATGCGTGGCCTTTCAAGGCTTCTGCTTGAACTCCTGCTCCAATGGAATGTCCATATCCAATAATTTCTTTGGCTGCTATTCCTTTTTCTTGATCTTCTAAAAAGCGTAAGAGCGCTTGATAAGCTTTTGTCATGGCATTTTTATTGGGTAAATTTGAGCTGGCGCCGACTCCCGGATAGTTAAAAAAGATGGCGTTACCATTAATTTGAAAAAGAAGTTTTTTGAATTGTCCATCGAGCAATTTAGTCTCATAAAATTCTGCATTCCCGTTAGAAACTAGCACCCATCTTCCGTTATGCAACGTTTCTTTTTGGCCCATGATCATGGCATCAATCTTATAGCCATCGACTTTTATTGTTAAACGTTTATATTTCCATGAACTTTGGAGATCAATGGCCATTCTTACCTTATGAGCAAAATTTTCTGAACGTTCAAGTAAAGTAGGAGAGGAGGCGGGAAGTAGGGCTATTTTGCCGGCGATAATATGCATGATAGTAAAGGGAAAAATAATTAATGAAAAAACGTCTTTAATAATTCGAATAATTTTATGTTCCGCATTCCATCGATAAGTAGTAGACAAAGCGTGAGGGAAATTAAAGTCTTCCTTAGTAGATGTTATGTAGTCAGAGTGATCATAAAATGCTTGGTTTCCTGTCAGTCTAGTTTGAAAAGAGATGGGCCCATTCATTTTGTTATGTCTCCGTAATTGTTTTTAATAAAAAAATTGTATAATAAAGTGAATTAAATTTCAAAAAAAATATGAATTAATAGTTAAAAATTATTTAATTTTTTAAAATCTATTTCAATTTTTTTTATTTTAATAATAGAAGTTTTTAATCGATTAACTAGTTTCGCTGATTTTTTGATAGTATGGGCTGCATTTTCCTCCTTCCATTATTTGAGGCACTTGGCCGCAGCGTTCAAGTATATTTTTAAAAATATCCAATCGACAGAATAAGCCACCTTTTTTTTGAAGTTCGATTGAATAAAATTTTCATCAACCGCAATGAACAAGTCTATATAAGCTGCACTAAGGCTTAAGTTTTAATACTGATTGATTCCTAGATGACTTAGGAGAATGGATTTTGTTTGACCAAATGGTAAGTTTTTCGATAAAAATCTCCCATTTTTGCCCACAACTGCTCGCTATTAATAAAAACTTTTTCACAGGCAGGAAGACTGTTTAAAAATTGCTTTCCGTATCCTTTTGTAACTAATCGAGTATCTAAACAGACAATACATCCTCGATCCCATTGATTGCGAATCAATCGTCCAAAGCCTTGTTTAAATTTGACAACTGCCTGAGGAACGGAATATTCAAAAAATGGCTCTCCTCCTTTTTCGATAATGGCTTCTGTGCGTGCTTGAATGAGCGGCTCAGTAGGAACTCTAAAAGGAAGTTTGACAATAATGACACATCGAAGTGCATCACCAGCGACATCCACTCCTTCCCAGAAAGAATCTGTACCAAATAAAATGGCTCGATCTGTCGTTTTAAATTTATGTAATAACGTCTGCCTCGCTTCTTCCCCTTGTTTAAATAAGACATATGCATGCTCATGCATACGAGCTGATAATTTCTCCGCACACTGTTGCAACATAGAGTAAGAGGTGAAAAGGACAAAGGCTTGTCCACGGCTAGCTTGAATAGCTTTCCAAATGTTTTCAAAAGCAATCCAATTAAAATCTGGGTGCGATGGGGGAGGCATATCCGTGGGAACAGCTAGTAGTGCTTGTTTATGGTAGTCGAAAGGAGAATCATAAATATATTCTTCAATTTGTCTATAAGGAAGGTGCTTATCGGTTAATCCTAAACGCTTACGAATAAACTGAAATTGTTGATTAGAAGTTAATGTCGCGCTACATAAAATAACGGTAGGAAATTTGCTAAATACAAATTCAGCTAGCGATTTCGAAATGTCTAAATCTGCATCTACTAAGTGTACATTGATTAAAGATTTCAATTTGTGAGCTTCGATCCAACGCACTTTATTGGGTGAAGAAGGGGGCAAAATAAAGTGATTAAGCAAAGAAATTGAAGTTTCTAGCCGATTGGCAAGACCTTGAATATCTAACCGAATACTTTTAGTTTGTTCTTGCAATCGTTCATTTTCAATTAATTTAAGTTCAGCCTCTAAATTAGTAATGTTTAGACGATAGTTTTTAAGAGAATCGATAAGCTGACTAGCAGAGGGATGAATTTCCTCTTTCCACTTTGTGTGGTTCATATGTTCGTTCAAAATGCGTAGTTTCTGCTCATTTAAAGACACTTCTTCGCCTAATAACCGAGAGGCAGGGTTTTTGATCGCTTCAATAAAGTGAGCAAAGGCATCAAATGTTTGGTTAATTTGTTCATGGATGACATGGCGAAGAGCAGGTAAATCTATTGTCAAGCGCATCACGATTTGACTAATTTCTCGCGGTGGAGTTTTATTATATAAAAGTTGCAGTTTCTCTTTTAAAATAGGAAGTTTACCTGGTTGTTGACTATGCCTTTCAGAACCTAAGCGACCCATTGTGCGCATCAACTCAATACGATGTAAATGTGAAGCAAAATATTCTGTAGCAATATCTTCAACATGATGAGCTTCATCTAAAATAATTCTGCGATAGGTGGGAAGAATGCTTGTTTCGCTGTAATTGGCAGTGTCTGCTCGGCGCATAAGATCAGCAAATAAGAGGTGGTGATTCACAATTAAGATGTGCGCATCTTGTGCTTGGCGTCTAGCTTTAAAAAAGAAACATTGCTGGTAATGAGGACATTCATGATGAGAGCACGCTTCATTTTCTGCTCCAACTTTCTCCCAAACAGAATGAGTCGGAGCGAAAGAAAGTGAAGAGCGCGATCCATCAACTGTTTGTTGGCGCCAAGCCTCAATTTTCTCAATTTCTTGGGCTTCTTCTGAAGAGACAATGCTCATTTCCATCTGAACATCTTCTAGTTTACGAATACAAAGATAATTATGCATTCCTTTAACAAGTACCGCTTTCAAATTCAAATCAAGTGCGTCTAAAAGGTTTGGAATGTCTTTTGATAAAAGCTGCTCCTGAAGAGTAATGGTATTGGTCGAGATGACAGTGCGTTCATTGAAACGTGCTGCCCAAATTAAAGCCGGAATCAAGTAAGCTAGACTTTTACCTATTCCTGTTCCAGCTTCGATGAGAGCAATCGAATCATTATTGTACGCCTCGATAATATTTGTCATCATCTGCTGTTGCTGGGGACGAAATTCAAAGCCTTTTAAGCTATTAGCAAGTAATCCATCAGGTTTAAGAAGTGAAAGAATTTTCTCTGATTGAAGACCTCGGCTTTGTAATTGAGAATGAGACATATTAAAAATGGAGCCTAAGGTTACAAGACAAATATCCCCTCTTTTATTAAGAGAGGATATTAATTTATTCTGCTTCTAATAAATCAAGGAAGGCTTTGAGTTGTTTAGAACGGATAGGGTGTCGCATTTTGCGTAGAGCTTTTGCTTCAATCTGGCGGATACGTTCACGAGTAACATTAAACTCTACACCTACTTCTTCCAGTGTTTTAGGTTTACCATCTAATAAACCAAATCGTTGAATAAGGACTTTTCGTTCTCGATCACTAAGTGTTGAGAGGACTTCTCCCATCTTATCTTTCAAAATTGAATAACCCGTTGCTTCTGCAGGAGAATCAGCTCCCGTGTCTTCTAAGAAGTCTCCGAATTGACTTTCACCTCCATCACCCACTTCGGCTTGAAGTGAAATAGGATGTTGAGCAATTTTATAGATTTCTCTCACCCTTTCGGCAGTAATTCCTAGTTCTTTAGCTAATTCTTCAGGACTTGGCTCGCGACCAGTTTCCATCATTAATTTCTTTGCGCCGCGTAAGACTTTATTAATTGTTTCAATCATATGAACAGGAATACGGATGGTACGGGCTTGATCGGCAATAGCCCTTGTGACAGCTTGTCTGATCCACCATGTTGCATAAGTAGAAAACTTGTATCCGCGACGATATTCAAATTTTTCGACGGCTTTCATGAGCCCCATATTTCCTTCTTGAATGAGATCCAAGAAAGAAAGGCCTCGATTTGTATATTTCTTAGCAATAGAAATAACGAGCCTTAAGTTAGATTCTACCATTTCCCGTTTAGCTTCTTGGCTTTTATCCATCCAGCGTTGAAGCATTTTCACATCTTTTTTGAAATCATCTAAAGATCGCCCTGCTGCAAGTTCTCGTTTGTTGAGTTTTCGTTGAGCAGCGGCAAGCTTTGCACCAGCAAACTTATTTCTTTCCGCACGAGGTGTAAGTTCCTGAATTTCCTTTTCTAGGAAAAGGAAGCGATCATAAGCACGTAGAATAACTTCGACGAAATCGTCGATGATATTGTGTCTTAAATGCAGTCGGCGTAGGTAGGCTTGCATGCGGATACGACATTTTTCAATGTCTTCAATTAGCTTTAAGCGGTCATTCTTTTTGATATTAGGATCATTAATTTGCTCTAATAATCTTTCTAAAATGAGATCTTCTTCTTTTAATAACTGACATATTCTAGGAAGCAGATTCATGAATTCTTGTTTATTCACGACTTCTTTTTCGGTAATAGATTTATCAAATCGTTCTTTACCAGTAAGAAGATAGTTAGCTATAGCAATGGCTTCAGAGGTTGCGTACCGAAAGCGTAAAATAATGCGTTCAATTTGGACTTGAGCTTTTTCAATGCGTTTAGAAATTTCAACTTCTTCTTCCCGGCTTAAAAGAGGGACCGAACCCATTTCTTTAAGATACATGCGCACCGGGTCATCAGGAGATCCTTCTGATCTTTTTGGCATGCTTTCTAATTCTTTCGCTTCTTTCTTGCGCTCTTTTTGACGATCTACCTCAGATTGGTTAAGAACTTGAATGTCCATTCCGCTAAGGAAAATCAGGATCTGATCAATTTGATCAGCGGAATCAAAAGACATAGGGAGAATTTCATTGATCTCCTCATAAGTAATAAAACCTTGGTCTTTTGAAATAGCGACAAGCTCATCAATTTTTTGCTGATGTTGTTGAGAAAAATGATTTTTGAAGTTCGTTTTGTTCATGCTTTCCTAAAGTAGAAGAAGTAAGAAATACGAGTAAGTTTAACAAATTTGCCTTTTTAAAGCGAGTTTTCGCTAAGCTCAATAAAATTTGCTTATTTGGCATTAGATAAAATAATCAAGGTTGTGCGAAAAATTTCAGATTCGAACGTAATAAATCAAACATTCATATTTAAAAATAATGGTGTATTTTCAATTTATCAATTTTGAAAAATATCTTAATAAATCTTTTATCATGAATTTTGAACATAATGAAAAAATTATTAAACTCGAATATACTTTGAAATTTCTCTAAAGCTGTTAAGTTATGCAAGAAATCTATTTTATCACAAGGATTATCCATTAATTAATGAAAGTTTTAGATGATAAAATTGTTTACTTGAATGAAAATTATCTTGGTGGTTATGCAAATTTATGCGTTAAATGAAAAAAATGAGATTATTCATGCTTATCATGCCCATAAAAAAGTAAACTATCGATGTATTGAATGTAATGGTCATCTGCGATCTAGAGGAGGTGCGCTTCGCCAACGCCATTTTTATCATTTAGAACCTAATCGAGCTTGCCATCTTCATCGGAAAGGAATCATCCACATACATATTCAAAATCATTTCTATACTTGTTTGCCAAAAGGAGATTGCCAATTAGAATACCGGCTGCCTGAAATTGGTCGTATTGCTGATGTTGTATGGCTATCTAAAAAAATAGTTTTTGAAATTCAGTATTCTCCCATTACGGCTGAAGAATTAAGCAAACGGAATCACGATTATCAGAAAATGGGATGGTCTGTCGTTTGGGTTTTACATGACAAACTTTATAATCAATTTCGTTTGAGCGCCGCGGAACAAGCTCTCCGGTTTTTACCTCATTATTTTACGAATATGGATCGTGAAGGAAAGGGAATTTTTTATGATCAATTTGATTACATACAAAATGGTTTACGTTTATATAAGATGTCTCCATTACCCGTTGATTTTTCAAAATTTTCCTTGATTAACGCTCAAGAATTAAAAGAAGATTGTCTTTATCTTATTAAACAAAGAGCGAAAAATTGTTCTTATTATTTCTTCGGTGATTTAATCGACTTAGGTAATACGTCTTCTACAAGCGCTTATTACCAAAAAGCACAAGAAAAAGAAAAAGCTCAATTAGTTCAAGCAAAACAAAAAAAAATGAAGTATTTATTGAAGAGGATAAAGAGAAGAATTGAGCAAACTTACCAAAGTATTTTTCGTTTTTTGCTTGAAAAAGTTTGTCATTAGGATCTTTTAACATTCAAAGGCTAACAAAAGAATTATAGGCAACTATTATATTGGCTTTTATCTATAAAAGGAAAGACTCTTACATCGAGGAATAATGAAAAGATATATTAAAGGGATACGAAGAAGGGTTAAACATTTCCAAAATAGAATAACAGATGTTTATCAAGCCCTATTTGCAAATCAAAAATCTAGCCTTAATCGCTACTGCGATGCTTTCCCTCATCCTCAAAATGCTTTAAATATTTTCCCTGATGATTGGCGATCTTGTTTTCCACCCCCATTTCATGAGCTTCAAGCTGGAGAAACACCTTTATTTGATGACTTGGGAGTCAAATGGTGCATAAATCTTTTAGGAGGTGTTGAAAATAAAAAGGTATTAGAGTTAGGTCCTCTTGAAGGAGGGCATACGTATATTTTACAAAATGCAGGAGCTCAATCTATTGTTTCTATTGAAGCGCATCCTAGAGCCTATTTAAGATGTTTAATAGTTAAAGAGGTGTTAAAATTAAATCGGGCTGAATTCCTCTTCGGAGATTTTATGCAATATTTGCGGCAATCTTCTGGCCAGTTTGATCTGGGTTTGGCTGTGGGCGTTCTTTATCACATGCAACAACCTGTTGAACTTCTTGCCAAAATGGCAGATAAGTGTCCGCAGTTATATGTTTGGACTCATTATTATGAAGAAGAACATTGCAAGAAATTCTTATTAAGAAAAAGATTTGGAGCCGCGACTTCAGCCACTTACGAAGGATTTAATTACTCAACGTATCTCTATCGATATGGTTCAGCTAGAAAATGGTCCACGTTTATTGGGGGACCGGCTAATACAAGTCAGTGGTTAACTAGGGAAGATATACTTAATTGTTGCTACCATTTTGGCTATAACCGTATTGATATTAATTTTGACCAGCTGAACCATCCTCATGGACCTTGTTTTTCTTTTGTGGCTCGGAAATTCTGAAGTGGAAAAATAGTTTCGAATTTAATTTTTCGGCTCCAATGCAGGCAAGGTTGTTCAATGTAATGATAAAATATGTGAGCAACCGCAAGACTTGGGAGAGTACCCATTATAAGAAGAATAGAAGCTGGGATTTCGTTAATACCTGTATTTAAAGCATAGGAAATAAGACTGATCAATTTAGTCCCGACGCACCAGTGAGTCAAGTATAAGCTATAAGAAATCTTACCTAAGTATTGAAAGGGATAAGAGCTTAAGTAGCTGTGGAGTTTATTTTTCTTTATGCATAATTGAATAGATAAAGCGACAGCTGAAGTGATCAAAATATCTTCATTTTTTCCAATCACATAAAAAAGAAGCATGGCAGTAAAGAATAAAAAAAGCTGAAATTCGGATACTAAGCTCAACATCGCCCAACAAAGCAAAGAACCAATAAAAAAGCTATACCAGAAAGGCAGAAAAAAACCAGGTAATTCCAAAAATAATCCTATATGAGACATCTGCATGAGGGATAAGATGAATAAAAACCAAAATAAACCTGTTGCATATTTTGTAGAATAGTTGAATTCAGAATGATTCATTTGAATATTTAAAGATTGTACAGATTTAAGAAGAAAAACGAAGACAAAGTAGAATTGAAATTCTAAGGCAAGTGTCCAAGCAACAGGTAAAATACTTTTTAACTCGAAAAAATTGTGAATATAAAAAGCATTGAGAAACAGGTGCTGGTAGCTAGGTACATACTCTATCCCTCTTTGAAAGAAAAAGGGTCCGGCTAAAATCAGCCCAGTCAAAATGAGTAAAGCTGCCCAATACGGGGGATCTAAGCGAATAGATCTCCGAATAAAAAAACGAGCAATGAAAGGAAAGGTAATAATGTTTTGTCTAATGCTATAAGCTATAACGAAACCGCTCAAGACAAAAAAAATGTTAACTCCTATATGTCCATGTGGCAATATTTGATTAAGAACCCAAGAAAATTGATTAGTAGACCTTTCATTAATGAGCGTATGAAAATGAAGGAGAACGACCCATAAAGCTGCTATTCCTCTGAGTCCATCCAAAAATTGAAAACGATCACTTCCTTGAGTCATGGCTTTATAAGTGCTTTGACAGGAACCAACGATTTCCTAAGCTAATTCCATCTTTGTCAGTTCCAAATTCATATTTGGATTGTTGGATTTGTGAAGAATAAACAATAAATTTCAATAAAATTTCACCTTGTAGGATTTTCTTTTTGTTTAAAATAGAACATTCTAATCGGATTTGATATTCGCCAGGATGGAATAGGCTGGGATCTAAAGCGTAGTTTAAATGATGGCGCCCCATTTTTGAAATGAGATCGTAATATTCATCATGATCGCAAAGGCGAGATCTTGCAATAATTTGATTGCGACTATTTAAAATACTAATTCCTAAAATAAGGTCGGGTTGAGTTTTCAAAATTTCAAAATCGATGCTGATAATTGCTTGTTCATCGTGGTAAAAAAGGGCCGAACTAGATTTAGGAGTGGATAATTTTGTTTGAAAAAATTGAACATGCTCATCTCCCAAGGTTCCTTTCCACTCAAGTCCTGCAGCGGGACAACTGTTGATATAGCGGTTAACGCAGGTTTCAATTGGCTCCAGAGCTTTCAGTCTTCCTTTTTCGAGAAAGGCTCCTTTATTGCATAGAGAAAGCACAGAACTCACACTGTGACTCACAAATAAAACAGTACTTCCTTGCATTCCCATTTCATTCATTTTTTTTATGCATTTTTCTTGAAATTGTGCATCTCCTACAGCTAAAACTTCATCGACAATTAGAAGATCAGAATTTAAGTGGGCGGCAATAGCAAATCCAAGCCGCATATACATACCACTAGAGTATTTTTTGATTGGTGTATCTAAGAATTTTTCTATTTCGGCAAAATCAACAATTTCATCAAATTTAGTTTGTATTTCTTGATAACTCATTCCCATAATTGCGCCGTTCAGAAAAATATTTTCTCGACCTGTTAAATCAGGATGAAACCCTGTTCCCACTTCTAACAAGCACGAAACACGCCCTCGGATTTTGATTTTGCCTGTTGTAGGTTCTGTAATGCGCGAAATTAGTTTTAGTAATGTTGATTTACCCGCTCCATTCCGCCCTAGCAGAGCAATTCGATCTCCTTGCTGAATATTTAAATTGATATCTTGGACTGCCCAAAACTCTTCACACTGTTCCACAAAAGAAGTTGAAGGGGAAGTTAAACGTTTAAAAGAATTTTTAAACCAATCAGTAGCAATTTCTTTTAAAGAAGCGTAAGGATTTTGATTTTCATGAGAAATTAAATATTTTTTAGATAACTGCTCGATTTCAACGATATTCATAGTTTACTCAAATAATGTCTGCAAAAATACGTTCCATTTTACGGAAATATCTAAATCCGGTGATTAACAAAATGAAGTTTATCAGACTAGATAAAAGCAAGGCTAAAGGAAGATCGGTATGATATATGCCTAAACAACACCAACGGAAGCCTTCAATAATACCTGCCATCGGATTAAGAAAATAAAGCCATCTCCACGGTTCTGGCACTAAAAAACTTCCATAACCAACCGGAGAAATGAACAAACCGAATTGGACGATAAAAGGAATTAAAAAACGAAAGTCTCTAAAGCGGACTGTAACGGCTGCCATCCACAGGCTTATTCCTAAACAAAGAATCAAATTCAAACTGATAAAAATAGGAAGTAGTACTATTGTCCAAGTCGTTAATGCGCCTGAAAATAAAAATAAAATAAATAAAAGCAAGAGAGTCACAATGAAATCACAAAAATTCACGAGGATATTACTAATGGGTAGAATCATACGAGGAAAATAGACCTTGGAAATCATTGCTGCATTATTCACTAAAGTATTACTAGTATCAATCACACAACCTGCAAAAAGTAACCAAGGTAGCATTGCAGCCAAGACAAATAGAGGATAATTTACTCCGTCAGAAGGTAGATTAGCAATTTTGCCAAATACTAAAGCAAAGACAGACATATTTAAAATAGGACGAAATAAAGCCCATAAAATCCCAAGTGCTGTCTGTTTATAACGAACAATAATATCTCTCCACGTAAAAAAATAAAGTAATTCTCGATAGCGATAGAGATCTTTTAAGTATTCTTTTTGAATTCCAGAGGAATCAATGACGATGTCAAATTGTGCATGATCGGACATATTTTCTGATTATTTAATATTAGGGAAAGTTAAAATAAATACTATAAAAAATGAAATTTAATAATAAATTTAAATGTTTGATATGGTGCAAAATGC
This window contains:
- a CDS encoding CPn0927/CPn0928 family alpha/beta hydrolase fold protein, with amino-acid sequence MNGPISFQTRLTGNQAFYDHSDYITSTKEDFNFPHALSTTYRWNAEHKIIRIIKDVFSLIIFPFTIMHIIAGKIALLPASSPTLLERSENFAHKVRMAIDLQSSWKYKRLTIKVDGYKIDAMIMGQKETLHNGRWVLVSNGNAEFYETKLLDGQFKKLLFQINGNAIFFNYPGVGASSNLPNKNAMTKAYQALLRFLEDQEKGIAAKEIIGYGHSIGAGVQAEALKGHALKSGIKYVWVKSRTFSDLATTAGLITNKALGLLVKVIGWNIDCVESSKTLQAPEIILQTASVANYQELTNSSKIIYDGIIPENATLAKVLLDQGCSISKKRIIGVPESHNEELTELQYLANSINQMLA
- a CDS encoding ATP-dependent DNA helicase; this encodes MSHSQLQSRGLQSEKILSLLKPDGLLANSLKGFEFRPQQQQMMTNIIEAYNNDSIALIEAGTGIGKSLAYLIPALIWAARFNERTVISTNTITLQEQLLSKDIPNLLDALDLNLKAVLVKGMHNYLCIRKLEDVQMEMSIVSSEEAQEIEKIEAWRQQTVDGSRSSLSFAPTHSVWEKVGAENEACSHHECPHYQQCFFFKARRQAQDAHILIVNHHLLFADLMRRADTANYSETSILPTYRRIILDEAHHVEDIATEYFASHLHRIELMRTMGRLGSERHSQQPGKLPILKEKLQLLYNKTPPREISQIVMRLTIDLPALRHVIHEQINQTFDAFAHFIEAIKNPASRLLGEEVSLNEQKLRILNEHMNHTKWKEEIHPSASQLIDSLKNYRLNITNLEAELKLIENERLQEQTKSIRLDIQGLANRLETSISLLNHFILPPSSPNKVRWIEAHKLKSLINVHLVDADLDISKSLAEFVFSKFPTVILCSATLTSNQQFQFIRKRLGLTDKHLPYRQIEEYIYDSPFDYHKQALLAVPTDMPPPSHPDFNWIAFENIWKAIQASRGQAFVLFTSYSMLQQCAEKLSARMHEHAYVLFKQGEEARQTLLHKFKTTDRAILFGTDSFWEGVDVAGDALRCVIIVKLPFRVPTEPLIQARTEAIIEKGGEPFFEYSVPQAVVKFKQGFGRLIRNQWDRGCIVCLDTRLVTKGYGKQFLNSLPACEKVFINSEQLWAKMGDFYRKTYHLVKQNPFS
- a CDS encoding RNA polymerase sigma factor, translating into MNKTNFKNHFSQQHQQKIDELVAISKDQGFITYEEINEILPMSFDSADQIDQILIFLSGMDIQVLNQSEVDRQKERKKEAKELESMPKRSEGSPDDPVRMYLKEMGSVPLLSREEEVEISKRIEKAQVQIERIILRFRYATSEAIAIANYLLTGKERFDKSITEKEVVNKQEFMNLLPRICQLLKEEDLILERLLEQINDPNIKKNDRLKLIEDIEKCRIRMQAYLRRLHLRHNIIDDFVEVILRAYDRFLFLEKEIQELTPRAERNKFAGAKLAAAQRKLNKRELAAGRSLDDFKKDVKMLQRWMDKSQEAKREMVESNLRLVISIAKKYTNRGLSFLDLIQEGNMGLMKAVEKFEYRRGYKFSTYATWWIRQAVTRAIADQARTIRIPVHMIETINKVLRGAKKLMMETGREPSPEELAKELGITAERVREIYKIAQHPISLQAEVGDGGESQFGDFLEDTGADSPAEATGYSILKDKMGEVLSTLSDRERKVLIQRFGLLDGKPKTLEEVGVEFNVTRERIRQIEAKALRKMRHPIRSKQLKAFLDLLEAE
- a CDS encoding competence protein CoiA, with product MQIYALNEKNEIIHAYHAHKKVNYRCIECNGHLRSRGGALRQRHFYHLEPNRACHLHRKGIIHIHIQNHFYTCLPKGDCQLEYRLPEIGRIADVVWLSKKIVFEIQYSPITAEELSKRNHDYQKMGWSVVWVLHDKLYNQFRLSAAEQALRFLPHYFTNMDREGKGIFYDQFDYIQNGLRLYKMSPLPVDFSKFSLINAQELKEDCLYLIKQRAKNCSYYFFGDLIDLGNTSSTSAYYQKAQEKEKAQLVQAKQKKMKYLLKRIKRRIEQTYQSIFRFLLEKVCH
- a CDS encoding class I SAM-dependent methyltransferase, with the translated sequence MKRYIKGIRRRVKHFQNRITDVYQALFANQKSSLNRYCDAFPHPQNALNIFPDDWRSCFPPPFHELQAGETPLFDDLGVKWCINLLGGVENKKVLELGPLEGGHTYILQNAGAQSIVSIEAHPRAYLRCLIVKEVLKLNRAEFLFGDFMQYLRQSSGQFDLGLAVGVLYHMQQPVELLAKMADKCPQLYVWTHYYEEEHCKKFLLRKRFGAATSATYEGFNYSTYLYRYGSARKWSTFIGGPANTSQWLTREDILNCCYHFGYNRIDINFDQLNHPHGPCFSFVARKF
- a CDS encoding acyltransferase family protein; protein product: MTQGSDRFQFLDGLRGIAALWVVLLHFHTLINERSTNQFSWVLNQILPHGHIGVNIFFVLSGFVIAYSIRQNIITFPFIARFFIRRSIRLDPPYWAALLILTGLILAGPFFFQRGIEYVPSYQHLFLNAFYIHNFFELKSILPVAWTLALEFQFYFVFVFLLKSVQSLNIQMNHSEFNYSTKYATGLFWFLFILSLMQMSHIGLFLELPGFFLPFWYSFFIGSLLCWAMLSLVSEFQLFLFFTAMLLFYVIGKNEDILITSAVALSIQLCIKKNKLHSYLSSYPFQYLGKISYSLYLTHWCVGTKLISLISYALNTGINEIPASILLIMGTLPSLAVAHIFYHYIEQPCLHWSRKIKFETIFPLQNFRATKEKQGP
- a CDS encoding polysaccharide ABC transporter ATP-binding protein translates to MNIVEIEQLSKKYLISHENQNPYASLKEIATDWFKNSFKRLTSPSTSFVEQCEEFWAVQDINLNIQQGDRIALLGRNGAGKSTLLKLISRITEPTTGKIKIRGRVSCLLEVGTGFHPDLTGRENIFLNGAIMGMSYQEIQTKFDEIVDFAEIEKFLDTPIKKYSSGMYMRLGFAIAAHLNSDLLIVDEVLAVGDAQFQEKCIKKMNEMGMQGSTVLFVSHSVSSVLSLCNKGAFLEKGRLKALEPIETCVNRYINSCPAAGLEWKGTLGDEHVQFFQTKLSTPKSSSALFYHDEQAIISIDFEILKTQPDLILGISILNSRNQIIARSRLCDHDEYYDLISKMGRHHLNYALDPSLFHPGEYQIRLECSILNKKKILQGEILLKFIVYSSQIQQSKYEFGTDKDGISLGNRWFLSKHL
- a CDS encoding ABC transporter permease, whose translation is MSDHAQFDIVIDSSGIQKEYLKDLYRYRELLYFFTWRDIIVRYKQTALGILWALFRPILNMSVFALVFGKIANLPSDGVNYPLFVLAAMLPWLLFAGCVIDTSNTLVNNAAMISKVYFPRMILPISNILVNFCDFIVTLLLLFILFLFSGALTTWTIVLLPIFISLNLILCLGISLWMAAVTVRFRDFRFLIPFIVQFGLFISPVGYGSFLVPEPWRWLYFLNPMAGIIEGFRWCCLGIYHTDLPLALLLSSLINFILLITGFRYFRKMERIFADII